The sequence below is a genomic window from Pseudomonadota bacterium.
CATTAAATGCTGGTCAAAGGTCTGCATGCCTTCATTATACGCTTCGGCCATTGTCTCTTTTAAAAGACCGACTTCGCCCCTCATAATAAGGTCTTTTATCCTCGGGCTGTCGAGCATTATCTCTATGGCTGCAACCCTTTTTCCTTCAACAGTCGGTATCAGCCTTTGCGATATGATTGCCCTCAGATTCAGGGCAAGCTGCATGTGTATCTGGAGATGCCTCTCTATAGGAAAGAAGTTCATGATCCTTTCAATTGCCTGGTTAGCATTGTTTGCATGGAGTGTACCGAGGGCAAGGTGGCCTGTTTCCGCAAATGTAATAGCATCTTCCATGGTTTCGGAATCCCTGATTTCACCGATAAGAATCACATCAGGCGCCT
It includes:
- a CDS encoding ATPase, T2SS/T4P/T4SS family, which gives rise to APDVILIGEIRDSETMEDAITFAETGHLALGTLHANNANQAIERIMNFFPIERHLQIHMQLALNLRAIISQRLIPTVEGKRVAAIEIMLDSPRIKDLIMRGEVGLLKETMAEAYNEGMQTFDQHLMDFYKAGRIDYKNAIANADSPNDLRLKIKMAGIEKEEVDKKESSFKLKVDQK